A DNA window from Candidatus Sulfidibacterium hydrothermale contains the following coding sequences:
- the purB gene encoding adenylosuccinate lyase, with protein sequence MELSPLTAVSPIDGRYREKTKSLSEYFSEYALIRYRVRVEVEYFIALCRLPLPGLEHVDASRFDALRTIYQQFSEKDARTVKKTEKVTIHDVKAVEYFVKDKMEAAGLGELKEYIHFGLTSQDVNNTAFPLMLKEAHHNVLFPALQNLKKQLAGLADRWKAVPMLARTHGQPASPTRLGKELFVFVERLERQLELLQSIPFSGKFGGATGNMNAHVVTYPSVDWRKFANDFLEKQLGIRRQQTTTQIEHYDDLAAWFDALKRINTILVDLSRDVWLYISMDYFKQKIKSGEVGSSAMPHKVNPIDFENAEGNLGVANALLQHLSGKLPVSRLQRDLTDSTVLRNIGVPLAHMLIALHSLKKGLGKLILNEEKLKADLNDNWAVVAEAIQNILRRERYPQPYETLKALTRTNKKITRQEVWKFIDNLDVREEVKKELKAITPENYTGLQWKSSGRKKG encoded by the coding sequence ATGGAGCTTTCGCCGCTAACCGCTGTTTCTCCGATAGATGGCCGCTATCGGGAAAAAACAAAATCCCTCTCGGAGTATTTTTCTGAGTATGCCCTCATCCGTTATCGTGTACGTGTGGAAGTGGAATATTTTATCGCTTTGTGCCGGCTTCCTTTGCCCGGACTGGAGCATGTGGATGCTTCCCGTTTTGATGCCTTGCGGACAATCTATCAGCAGTTTTCTGAAAAAGATGCCCGTACGGTTAAAAAGACAGAAAAAGTGACCATCCACGATGTGAAAGCGGTGGAGTATTTTGTTAAAGACAAAATGGAAGCAGCCGGACTGGGAGAGCTGAAAGAATACATTCATTTTGGATTAACGTCTCAGGATGTTAACAATACGGCATTTCCGCTTATGCTGAAAGAGGCGCATCATAATGTTCTTTTTCCGGCTCTTCAAAACCTGAAAAAGCAACTGGCCGGCCTGGCTGACCGCTGGAAAGCGGTTCCGATGCTGGCCCGTACACATGGACAGCCGGCTTCTCCTACACGATTGGGAAAAGAGCTGTTCGTTTTTGTTGAACGGCTCGAAAGACAGTTGGAATTGCTGCAGAGTATTCCGTTTTCAGGAAAATTTGGCGGAGCTACCGGAAACATGAATGCCCATGTGGTAACTTATCCGTCGGTGGACTGGAGAAAATTTGCCAATGATTTTTTGGAAAAACAACTGGGAATCCGGCGTCAGCAGACGACCACACAAATTGAACATTACGACGATCTGGCGGCCTGGTTTGATGCTTTAAAACGGATAAATACTATTCTTGTCGATTTGAGCCGTGATGTGTGGCTGTACATTTCCATGGATTATTTTAAGCAAAAGATTAAATCCGGCGAAGTGGGTTCGTCGGCTATGCCGCACAAAGTAAATCCCATTGATTTTGAAAATGCCGAGGGAAACCTCGGAGTGGCCAATGCTTTGTTGCAGCATCTTTCCGGAAAACTTCCGGTATCGCGCTTGCAGCGCGATTTAACCGATTCTACCGTACTTCGTAATATTGGGGTTCCGCTGGCCCACATGCTCATTGCTTTGCATTCGCTGAAAAAAGGATTGGGAAAGCTGATTTTGAATGAAGAAAAACTGAAAGCCGATCTAAACGATAATTGGGCGGTGGTTGCCGAGGCCATTCAGAATATTTTGCGGCGTGAGCGTTATCCGCAGCCTTACGAAACCCTTAAGGCACTGACCCGGACCAACAAAAAGATTACCCGGCAGGAAGTTTGGAAATTTATTGATAACCTGGATGTTCGCGAAGAAGTAAAAAAAGAATTAAAGGCCATTACTCCTGAAAATTATACGGGTCTTCAATGGAAGTCATCCGGCAGGAAAAAGGGATAA
- a CDS encoding type II toxin-antitoxin system RelE/ParE family toxin, which yields MITPECLDFIDHQGERISTKFFQLIEVITEIKIVHSNFIKKLINTHFYELRIKTGNEIRVIIFAVDHANFNECTKAICLMGFHKKSTKDYKKAIKQAEKILEKYL from the coding sequence TTGATCACACCGGAATGTTTAGATTTTATAGATCATCAGGGTGAAAGAATATCAACCAAGTTTTTTCAACTGATTGAGGTGATTACAGAAATAAAAATTGTACATTCAAATTTCATTAAAAAGCTAATAAATACACATTTTTATGAACTAAGAATAAAAACAGGTAACGAAATTCGTGTAATCATATTTGCTGTAGATCATGCAAATTTTAATGAATGTACAAAAGCAATTTGTTTAATGGGCTTTCATAAAAAATCGACAAAAGATTATAAAAAAGCGATTAAGCAAGCAGAAAAAATATTAGAAAAATATTTATAA
- a CDS encoding helix-turn-helix domain-containing protein, whose amino-acid sequence MGQLIKAKDIIEKKYGKKGTESREKFRDEAFSYYFGEIIKTRRKELKLSQNDLAKMIGKKRPYISRVENGEDIRISNFVLIANALNLSIDLTAK is encoded by the coding sequence ATGGGGCAGTTAATAAAAGCGAAAGACATCATTGAAAAAAAATACGGCAAAAAAGGAACTGAATCTCGCGAAAAATTCAGAGATGAAGCTTTTTCATATTATTTTGGAGAAATCATTAAAACACGCCGAAAGGAATTAAAGCTAAGTCAAAATGATTTAGCGAAAATGATTGGCAAAAAAAGACCCTACATCTCAAGAGTTGAAAATGGTGAAGACATCAGAATATCAAATTTTGTATTAATTGCAAATGCTCTTAATTTATCCATTGATCTGACTGCAAAATGA
- a CDS encoding leucine-rich repeat domain-containing protein codes for MKKIVFFLFFLFLAKAGYTQKLKTVSARRDSLFRVWQKRNDSLARIRQQERLHFLASANKDSVFVLDLSRCDFTKLPDISGFKKVRSLKASGNHLKKIPVSCLESDSLRNVVFSNNPLKKIRFPKNSTITFVKLSHDRFRRIPRSIKRLKNLKTLEMEYNHIKRIPRFLRKMTALEEVNLNFNAVKLNKRAVKNLSGVKSILLAGNHLKQLLENVDEWQSAKKLNFAKNELSSLPASFGNLDSLRILIFYKNRFDTIPAEVFRLHRLVQLDFYYNQLKAIPPAIGRLTNLRQLFLSFNHISVLPDSMRYLTQLRYLYIHHNQLKVIPSWIKNFSHLQRVGLGYNQLFYVPDLSGLKELKELDLQHNNLSQFPWKLAESPRIRILILRNNPFILSPADRERLQRLVKEKRAYGYTLIP; via the coding sequence ATGAAAAAAATAGTTTTCTTTCTTTTCTTTTTGTTTCTGGCCAAAGCCGGGTATACACAAAAGCTGAAAACGGTTTCCGCGCGGCGCGATTCGTTATTCCGGGTTTGGCAAAAAAGAAATGATTCTCTGGCCCGGATCAGACAGCAGGAACGGTTACATTTTTTGGCTTCGGCTAACAAAGATTCTGTTTTTGTGCTGGATCTTTCCCGTTGTGATTTCACAAAACTGCCGGATATTTCGGGCTTTAAAAAAGTGAGATCATTAAAAGCCTCAGGAAACCATTTGAAGAAAATCCCGGTTTCCTGTCTGGAAAGCGACAGCCTCCGGAATGTGGTCTTTTCGAATAATCCGCTGAAAAAGATCCGGTTTCCGAAAAATTCAACCATTACCTTTGTGAAGCTTAGCCATGACCGGTTCAGGAGAATTCCCCGCTCTATTAAACGGCTGAAAAACCTGAAAACACTGGAGATGGAGTACAATCATATAAAACGTATTCCGCGGTTTCTCCGGAAAATGACGGCATTGGAAGAGGTAAACCTGAACTTTAACGCGGTGAAGCTGAATAAACGAGCCGTGAAAAACCTGAGTGGGGTAAAAAGTATCCTGTTGGCAGGAAACCATCTGAAACAACTGCTGGAAAATGTGGATGAATGGCAGTCGGCTAAAAAACTCAACTTTGCTAAAAATGAGCTTTCTTCGCTTCCGGCATCTTTCGGTAATCTCGATAGTTTGAGAATCCTTATTTTTTATAAAAACCGGTTTGATACGATTCCTGCAGAAGTTTTCCGGTTGCACCGGTTGGTTCAGCTTGATTTTTACTACAACCAGTTGAAAGCAATTCCTCCGGCTATCGGAAGGCTGACAAACCTCCGGCAGCTTTTTCTTTCGTTTAATCACATTTCGGTGTTGCCTGATTCCATGCGCTATCTGACGCAATTGCGGTATTTGTACATTCATCATAACCAGCTGAAAGTAATTCCTTCGTGGATCAAAAACTTTTCGCATTTACAACGAGTGGGGCTGGGGTATAATCAGCTTTTTTATGTTCCGGATCTTTCCGGATTAAAAGAACTGAAAGAGCTTGATCTACAACATAATAATTTGTCTCAATTTCCCTGGAAACTGGCAGAGAGTCCCCGTATCCGGATTCTTATTCTGCGTAACAATCCTTTTATTCTATCCCCGGCAGACCGCGAAAGGTTACAACGTTTGGTAAAAGAAAAACGGGCGTATGGTTATACCTTGATTCCGTAA
- a CDS encoding M56 family metallopeptidase translates to MNPLMLYFVKSLLSLGIFYGAWFLFFRKQTDFRFNRYYLLLATLLSVFIPLIQLPALFPAGFQNPLGQLLTVQLGEIQVGDLGSAVAAGSAWSLVTILWDVYLLGVFIMALRFLFSLFRLYRLVRKSETKTEAGIKFVFVTEELPVFSFFHLIFIRKAIFENPRAAAIICHEKIHIRQKHSLDLIWLEILGIFQWFNPFVYLIKKAVKENHEFIADRDLTVSESSENSYLHLLFSEAGGFEFSPITHNFSYLLLKKRMIMMKNQKSPQKMPVKLLFTACAIALTLFACSNADQPVPDNSPQVAVVTQDKKIVIRDQTPAEQNAIAAQADTGQVFQVVEKMPQFPGGLKALMQYLADNITYPAEAKKAGVEGRVFVNFIVEKDGSISHFKILRSIGTGAAREAINHEVLKALMGMPHWIPGYQHGKPVRVSFNLPVKFSLQ, encoded by the coding sequence ATGAACCCGTTGATGCTTTATTTTGTTAAGTCGCTGCTCAGTCTGGGAATTTTTTACGGTGCGTGGTTCCTTTTCTTCAGAAAACAAACCGATTTCCGGTTTAACCGGTATTATTTGCTCCTTGCCACATTGCTGTCGGTCTTTATTCCATTGATTCAGTTGCCGGCACTGTTTCCTGCCGGTTTTCAAAATCCTTTGGGGCAACTCTTAACGGTGCAGCTCGGCGAAATACAGGTAGGCGACCTGGGAAGTGCTGTTGCTGCCGGCTCGGCATGGTCGCTGGTAACTATACTGTGGGATGTTTATCTTTTGGGTGTGTTTATTATGGCACTTCGTTTTTTGTTTAGTTTATTTCGCCTTTACCGGCTGGTCCGGAAATCAGAAACCAAAACAGAAGCGGGGATAAAATTTGTTTTTGTCACCGAAGAGCTTCCGGTATTTTCTTTTTTCCATTTGATTTTTATCCGTAAAGCGATATTTGAAAATCCCCGGGCGGCCGCCATTATCTGCCACGAAAAGATTCATATCCGGCAAAAACATTCTCTCGATTTAATATGGCTCGAAATACTCGGTATCTTTCAGTGGTTCAATCCCTTTGTGTATCTGATCAAAAAAGCGGTGAAAGAAAACCATGAGTTTATTGCCGATAGGGACCTAACGGTTTCCGAAAGTAGCGAAAACAGCTATCTGCATTTGCTTTTCAGCGAAGCCGGCGGTTTTGAGTTCAGTCCCATTACCCATAATTTTAGTTATTTACTTTTAAAAAAACGGATGATCATGATGAAAAATCAAAAATCCCCCCAAAAGATGCCGGTGAAATTATTATTTACGGCATGCGCTATTGCCTTAACGCTGTTTGCCTGCAGCAATGCTGACCAGCCGGTACCGGATAATTCGCCGCAGGTGGCTGTGGTTACCCAGGACAAAAAGATTGTTATTCGGGATCAGACTCCTGCTGAGCAAAACGCAATTGCCGCTCAGGCAGATACCGGCCAGGTTTTTCAAGTTGTTGAAAAAATGCCTCAATTCCCCGGTGGCTTAAAAGCCCTTATGCAATACTTGGCGGATAACATCACTTATCCGGCAGAAGCTAAAAAAGCCGGGGTAGAGGGAAGAGTTTTCGTAAATTTTATTGTAGAAAAAGATGGTTCCATTTCCCATTTTAAGATTCTGAGAAGTATAGGGACCGGTGCTGCCAGAGAAGCCATCAACCACGAAGTGCTAAAAGCTTTGATGGGTATGCCTCACTGGATTCCCGGTTATCAGCATGGAAAACCGGTTCGCGTTAGTTTTAATCTTCCTGTAAAATTTTCTCTTCAATAA
- a CDS encoding BlaI/MecI/CopY family transcriptional regulator, with translation MKTLTKAEEQIMQKLWDLKRAHVKDIIAELPRPKPAYNTVSTIIRILEKKGFVGHRTEGKTYEYYPLITKKAYRKAFFSHFFKNYFSNSYRSFTSFFAKDQDLSLEELEEMQRIIQEEIEKKNNL, from the coding sequence ATGAAAACACTGACCAAAGCCGAAGAGCAGATCATGCAGAAACTATGGGATTTGAAAAGAGCCCATGTCAAAGATATCATTGCTGAGTTACCCCGCCCCAAGCCGGCCTATAACACGGTTTCCACCATTATTCGCATTTTGGAAAAAAAAGGTTTTGTGGGGCACCGGACGGAGGGTAAAACCTATGAATATTACCCGCTGATTACAAAAAAAGCCTATCGGAAAGCTTTTTTCAGCCATTTTTTCAAGAATTATTTTAGTAATTCTTATCGTTCTTTTACCTCCTTTTTTGCGAAGGACCAAGATCTGAGTCTTGAAGAGCTGGAAGAGATGCAGAGAATTATTCAGGAAGAAATCGAAAAGAAAAACAACCTTTAA
- a CDS encoding competence protein CoiA has translation MKFALVNNKKKEATKGAKGICPVCGSELIAKCGKIKINHWAHKKSSECDPWWENETEWHRTWKNNFPNEWQEILLPDEKTGEKHIADVRTKHGLVIEFQHSHIDSQERISRENFYKNMVWIVDGTRLKRDYPRFVKGLKNNLRKTNKKGYFQVNFPEKCFPSAWLESLVPVIFDFLGMELMDDPNDLRNKLYCLFPKQNKRKVTLAIFTRESFINNVINGNWFKKQQKQNAKPLVQNKIKKRRESTHYYDPKKGRLVRKWRF, from the coding sequence ATGAAATTTGCTCTTGTTAATAATAAGAAAAAAGAAGCGACCAAAGGAGCTAAAGGAATTTGTCCAGTTTGTGGCTCAGAATTAATTGCCAAATGTGGTAAAATCAAAATAAATCATTGGGCCCATAAAAAAAGTAGCGAATGTGACCCATGGTGGGAAAACGAGACAGAATGGCACCGTACATGGAAAAATAATTTTCCAAACGAATGGCAAGAAATTCTACTACCTGATGAAAAAACAGGAGAAAAACACATAGCCGATGTTCGTACCAAACATGGTTTAGTAATTGAATTCCAACATTCACACATTGATTCACAGGAACGTATTTCTCGTGAAAATTTTTATAAAAATATGGTTTGGATTGTTGACGGAACCCGGTTAAAAAGAGATTATCCTCGCTTTGTCAAAGGATTGAAAAATAATCTTCGTAAAACAAATAAAAAAGGATATTTTCAAGTTAATTTTCCAGAAAAATGTTTTCCATCTGCTTGGCTTGAAAGTTTGGTTCCCGTTATTTTTGATTTTTTAGGAATGGAATTAATGGACGACCCTAATGATTTAAGAAATAAGCTTTATTGTTTATTCCCGAAACAAAATAAAAGAAAAGTTACCCTAGCAATTTTTACACGTGAATCATTCATAAATAATGTCATTAATGGCAACTGGTTTAAAAAACAACAAAAACAAAATGCAAAACCTTTAGTACAGAACAAAATTAAAAAGAGAAGAGAAAGTACACATTATTACGACCCTAAAAAAGGACGACTTGTAAGAAAGTGGCGTTTTTAG